In the genome of Lacerta agilis isolate rLacAgi1 chromosome 2, rLacAgi1.pri, whole genome shotgun sequence, one region contains:
- the PSMD12 gene encoding 26S proteasome non-ATPase regulatory subunit 12, producing the protein MADGDAERADGRIVKMEVDYSATVDQRLPECEQMARDGRLQEAIETLLSLEKQTRTASDMISTSRILVAVVKMCYDAKDWDALNENIIILSKRRSQLKQAVAKMVQQCCTYVEEITDLPIKLRLIDTLRMVTEGKIYVEIERARLTNTLATIKEQSGDVKEAASILQELQVETYGSMEKKERVEFILEQMRLCLAVKDYIRTQIISKKINTKFFQEENTEKLKLKYYNLMIQLDQHEGSYLSICKHYRAIYDTPCIQAEGEKWQQALKSVVLYVILSPYDNEQSDLVHRISTDKKLEDIPKYKDLLKLFTTMELMRWTALVEEYGKELREGSLESPATDVFGYTEEGEKRWKDLKNRVVEHNIRIMAKYYTRITMKRMAQLLDLSIDESEEFLSNLVVNKTIFAKVDRLAGIINFQRPKDPNNLLNDWSHKLNSLMALVNKTTHLIAKEEMIHNLQ; encoded by the exons ATGGCGGACGGCGACGCGGAGCGGGCCGATGGCCGCATTGTGAAAATGGAGGTGGACTACAGCGCCACCGTAGACCAGCGCCTGCCTGAGTGCGAGCAGATGGCTCGG GATGGAAGGCTTCAAGAAGCAATCGAGACTTTGCTTTCCTTGGAAAAACAGACTCGAACT GCTTCTGATATGATATCCACATCTCGTATTCTTGTTGCTGTAGTGAAAATGTGTTATGACGCTAAAGACTGGGATGCTCttaatgaaaatattattattctgtCAAAGAGGAGAAGTCAATTAAAGCAG GCTGTTGCTAAAATGGTCCAGCAGTGCTGTACTTACGTTGAAGAGATCACAGATCTACCAATCAAACTGCGTTTAATTGATACACTGCGTATGGTTACGGAAGGAAAG ATCTATGTTGAAATTGAAAGGGCTCGGCTTACCAATACTCTTGCAACAATAAAAGAGCAGAGTGGGGACGTGAAAGAAGCTGCTTCAATTCTGCAAGAACTTCAG GTGGAAACCTATggctccatggagaaaaaggaaCGTGTGGAGTTCATCTTGGAGCAGATGAGGCTTTGTCTGGCTGTGAAAGACTATATCCGAACTCAAATTATTAGCAAAAAAATTAACACCAAATTTTTCCAGGAAGAAAACACAGAA AAATTAAAACTGAAATACTACAATTTAATGATTCAGCTGGATCAACATGAAGGTTCCTACCTTTCCATTTGTAAGCACTACAGAGCCATTTACGATACTCCTTGCATCCAGGCTGAAGGTGAAAAGTGGCAGCAG GCACTGAAGAGTGTTGTTCTCTATGTTATCCTGTCACCTTATGACAATGAACAGTCTGACCTGGTACACAGAATAAGCACTGATAAAAAACTAGAAGACATTCCTAAGTACAA agatCTTTTGAAATTATTTACCACTATGGAATTGATGCGTTGGACTGCCCTGGTTGAGGAATATGGAAAAGAATTAAGGGAAGGTTCTCTAGAAAGTCCTGCAACAGATGTGTTTGGTTACACAGAGGAAGGTGAAAAGCGAtggaaagatttaaaaaacagagTTGTGGAGCAT aatattAGAATAATGGCAAAATATTACACCAGAATTACCATGAAGAGAATGGCACAACTTCTGGATTTATCAATTGAT GAATCTGAAGAATTTTTGTCCAACTTAGTGGTGAATAAGACCATCTTTGCAAAAGTAGATAGGCTGGCAGGAATTATCAACTTTCAGAGACCCAAGGACCCAAATAACTTGCTCAATGACTGGTCTCACAAGCTCAATTCACTGATGGCTCTAGTTAATAAAACTACACATCTCATTGCCAAAGAGGAGATGATACATAACTTGCAGTAA